In the Acidimicrobiia bacterium genome, TCATGGACTTCGTCAAGGCTTACAACGCGGCCACCGAGAGTCAGTCCGGGACGATCGTCCCGGTCGAGATCACTATCTACGACGACCGGTCATTCACCTTCGTGACGAAGACGCCACCGGCATCGGTGATGCTCCGCCAGGCAGCGCGCATCGAGAAGGGTTCGGCGGTACCGCACACCGAGAAGGTGGGCACGGTCACTCGTGCCCAGGTGAAGCAGATCGCCGAGACCAAGATGGTCGACCTCAACGCCAACGACGTCGAGGCCGCGATGAAGATCATCGAGGGAACCGCACGATCGATGGGTTTGAAGGTCGAAGGCTGAGCGCCCCTAGGCGCCTGGCTACCGACCAAGTGACTACCGACTGACAGATGTGGGAGGCGCGTGAGCGCCGTTTGCACCGCAAGGAGATGATCGACATGGGCAAGAAGCGCGACGACGCCATCAAGCGGCTCGATCGAGAGAAGCTGCACTCCCCCGTAGAGGCCCTGGATTTAGTGAAGGCGACGGCCACCGCCGGCTTCGACGAGACCGTCGAAGCCGCTTTCAACCTCGGCATCGACGCCCGGCAGGCCGATCAGGCCGTTCGCGGCACGATCTCACTCCCTCATGGCACCGGCAAGTCGGTGCGGGTGCTCGTCTTTGCAGAAGGTGACCAAGCGCGTGCCGCGCAAGAGGCCGGGGCCTATGTCGTGGGAGGTAACGAGCTCGCCGCCGCGGTCGAGTCGGGCGCCCAGCCCGCCGATTGGGACGTGACCATCGCCGCGCCGTCGATGATGGCGGCGGTGGGGAAGCTGGGCCGGGTGCTGGGCCCGCGCGGCCTGATGCCGAACCCGAAGGCGGGGACCGTCACCGAGGACATTGGTAAGGCGGTCAACGAGTTCCGCACTGGTCGGGTCGAGTATCGCAATGACAAATTTGGCAATGTCCATGTGCCCATCGGGAAGGTGTCGTTCGACGCAGACCAGCTGCGGGCGAACCTCGCCGCGGCCATCGACGAGTTGATGAGGGTGAAGCCGGCTTCGGCGAAGGGCCGTTACATCCGCAAGCTCGCCGTCGCCTCGACGATGGGCCCCGGCGTCAAGGTGGACGTCGGAGCATTGGACACCCTGGACGAGTAGCCCGCAGCCGGCGCTTCTCCCGCCGAGGCGGGAAGAAATGCGGGAGCACCGGGGCCTTCGTCGGCACTGGGACCTGCGGCCGGCCAGGGTTGCCGCATTCCCCCTCTTCTCAGACGGGCCGGGGTAGGGATCCAAGCCTGCGTCTCCGAGTTGCCGGTGCGGGGCGGTGGTGGTCGGCCCCGCCAGCGCCGGTGCTCCCGCTGCCTAAGTGTCTCCCCCCTCGGCGGCGGTGTCCAATGACGTTTTTCGCGGACTGGCGTCGGGCGAGCTCTCTTTTGTTCAACCCCGCCGGTGTCGCTACGCTCCCGCTCGACAATCAAGAGCCGACCCGAGACCGTTGGTCCCCGCTGGGGATAAGGCCATGAGGCCGCCAA is a window encoding:
- the rplK gene encoding 50S ribosomal protein L11, with protein sequence MGRKKVAAMLKLQIPAGQATPAPPVGPALGQHGVNIMDFVKAYNAATESQSGTIVPVEITIYDDRSFTFVTKTPPASVMLRQAARIEKGSAVPHTEKVGTVTRAQVKQIAETKMVDLNANDVEAAMKIIEGTARSMGLKVEG
- the rplA gene encoding 50S ribosomal protein L1, giving the protein MIDMGKKRDDAIKRLDREKLHSPVEALDLVKATATAGFDETVEAAFNLGIDARQADQAVRGTISLPHGTGKSVRVLVFAEGDQARAAQEAGAYVVGGNELAAAVESGAQPADWDVTIAAPSMMAAVGKLGRVLGPRGLMPNPKAGTVTEDIGKAVNEFRTGRVEYRNDKFGNVHVPIGKVSFDADQLRANLAAAIDELMRVKPASAKGRYIRKLAVASTMGPGVKVDVGALDTLDE